The DNA segment TCTCTGCATGATATTAAAGGGGTATCCCATGAAATTGCTGGTAAATTACTGCTACACCCAGATGGTAAAGTGCAAATGATGCTGCGCAGCGCTGTGATAAGTTTTAAATCAGGGGATAGCAATCGTGACGTGCATATGCTTGAAGTAATTGAAGGCGCTACTTACCCTTATGTGGTATTTAAAGCGGTCGCCCAACTAAAACCTGAACAAATACAAATAAATAAACCTTTTACGATGGCGCTTAAAGGTGAATTAGATTTTCATGGTCAAAAACACCTTGAAACCATACCAATTAAAATACAAAAACTTGCAATAACTGAAGATACAAAAAAAAATGTACTGACAATACGCGCCAAAGGTGCCTGGTCTATAAGTCTTGAAAAATACAAAATCGAGCGACCATCTCTAATGTTTGTTAAACTTGATGATCGATGCAATATTGACTTTGACTTGCAGCTTGAGGAACAATCACCATGAAAAACCCCTTGTCTTCTATGGCGTTTATTATAATTTCAATGCTGCTGAGTATTTCATCATGTAAAAATGAGAACAATCCACTGATGAACCCAGGAGATAACTGTATAAGCTGCCATGATGGCAGTGAAGCCTCAAAATTTACCGCCGCGGGTACAGTATATGCTGACCCTGAAGCTGCCGCTGATTCTGGATTAGCCGGGGTTGAAATACATATTACCGATTCAGAAGGGCATAGCGTAACTTTAAAATCTAACGATGCGGGTAATTTTTATACTGCCGAAAAACTAACGCCCCCGCTAAATAAAGAAGTACGTAAAAACGGCATTACGATTAGCAGTTCTACCCAAGCCGATACTGGTGCTTGTGCGACTTGCCATACTATACCACCAGCACAACAAACATCTGGGAGAATATATTGGCGAGAGGAGTAATTTTCGTGTTTTAATTACCAGATACGAATCACCCCAAAATCATCAAAAACTGCATCGATACTGGCGATTGGTAAATTTTCAGCTTGGGCTTGCGCTGCTAGCATGCGGTCAAATGGATCACGATGCAATCCTGGTAATGCCCCAGCACGCTGAGCATGTTCAATCGATATCGGTAAACTTTCAAAACCTTGTGCCGCCATACAACTAAAAATATCACTAGCAACTGCTGCTGCACCTGGTAATTTGCCAATACGAAATTTTGTACTGATCTCCCATGCTGTTGCCGCACTTATAAATACTTGCGTGATTTCATCAGCTATAAGCTCTTGTACGACTTTTGTAAGTCTGTCGTTACCCTCAAGCCACCAAATAAATGCATGCGTATCAAGCAATAGACGGTTTACTGTTGCCATGCATCAAGCTCTTCATTAGGCAATGGTTCAAAAAATGCATCAGTAATCTTAATCAAGCCGCGCATAGAGCCAAATTGGCGACCTGTAGCACCAGTTACTGGTACAAGGCGCACCATAGCCTTTTTGCCTTTGGCTATAATCACCGGCTCTCCAGCACAAGCTCGTTCAATAAGCTTAGACAATTGTGCTTTTGCTTGATGAATTGGTACATTCATAACTTAGACAATATGACTTAGTCATAATTTTGTCAAGGTAATCAAGTGACTTACATTTTTAACAATGAGCTAATTTTAGCTTTTAATGGTGTAAACGTTGGTAGAAATTTACAATTAGCTATGTCGGTAACGTCGTAACTTCCATGGTATTAACAGTATAAACGCAAATAGCCACATGTTGTTAAGTGCTATATCAAAACTATTACAACCTCCACCTTTACTATCACCATTAGTACTACCACTATCACCGTCAGTATCAATTGGTGGTTGGGTCGTTACCGTAGTGCTGCTACTGCTATCTTCATTATAAAAAGACACTTTGCCTGTATAACTAGCTAATCGTTGATAGCCTCTTTGCTCCCAAGCTAATAAATTTAATAGATGCGCTGCTAACATACCATGAGCTGTAGTTAAATTGCTATCTGGCCCATATGGCCCCCAATAAACACGATTAATTAATTCATTAATAACATTAGGATCAGCAGCAGCACCGTTTACATATGATAAAACTGCAGCACACATCATTTCAACATAGGCCTCACCATCATTAAGCCCTGCATTAACTTCAGATGCATAAAAACCACCATTAGTTATCAAATAAAGAGCGGCCTGTGCTATTTTTCGCGCGGCGGCGCTTTCTTTGCTATCACTTGCTTTAGCTGTAAAAAAGCTTTGGGTATCAGCATCAGTTGCACTACCGTCATCATCAATATAAGCGAGTGCAAAAGCAGCATAGGTTTTAAAAGCCAAATGCGCATCATACCATCCACATTGAAGACGTTTGCGCAAAGCCAAAATTTGGTTCTCGGTAAGTATGTCTTTGCGATAAGCTAACTCACCGGCTGCCCATAAATGCTGCCAGTCATAATTATCAGCACTTGTATTACTTACACCGTCGAAATCACACTCGCTATCATCTGCGCCATAATCAGTGCCATTTTTACCGCAGCAGCTAATACCACTGGTAGAACAACTTGCACCTCCTTCGCTACTCCATGAACCACGACCGGCACAATATTCATCAAATAGTTGATCAATTGCCACTGGCCATTGAGTATCATTACCAAAATCAACTTTACTTGATGAATTTACGTGCCGCGCCTGGCTATTAGTCCTATCTGTATTAAAATTTAGAGTTGTTGGTGCTAAAGTATTGTTGGTTTTCTGAATCACTACACCAGTGCCTGGTGGATTGTTGGTATTTGGTTCATCATCATAATGATCATATGAATAAGAGTGCCCCTGATCATTAGTCCCGCTACCATTAATATCGTCACCATCGCGTGGGTGATCAAAGAAAATATAAAATTTAATTTCTTCAACCGCGAGGTTAGCAACACTAGTACCCGCTTTGGGCGTAAGCGTCAGCTCATGACGTAAATTTTCACCCGGTAACAGATAATGATATCCTTGTGCATCGGCATTTAATACCGGGGTAGCGCGCGCAATAGAAATATCAGCAACTTCTGAATAAGCTTCAAGACTAAATTTAATTAAAGGATACCCCATATTATTTTGCACGTAGAGTACCAGCTTGTTGGCGCCATTACTTAAATCTACTGAATCACTTTCAGGTCTCACTACTACGTTATAACGCGAGGCCCATAAACAATCGCACCAATGTGCATAAGCTATGCTAATCGAAGTAAACATAGCTAATAAGATAGCAACAGCTAAACATAAGTTACGCCATTGGTGCATAAATTCCTCCTTTTAGATTTCTGCTGCTAAATACAAATTTAGGTACGTTGCCAACGCCGACGATAAATTAAAATTAGACCTATTATTATAAGTGACAGCAAGATATTTTTTGCCTCGTTATTATTATTACTGTTACATCCACTAGCTTTAATTGTAGTGTCACTGCTTTGATTGTTTTGATTTCCAGCAACTTCAACAGCAAAGCTCCGCTGCGCTGCCTGCATTGCCGGTATACCATCGTCTGTTACATTTAAAGTAATAGTATAGCTACCACCCGCATTAAATAGATGCTCTTGCGTCTCAGTATTATAGATCGCCGATGAATCATTAGTTGTAGAACTAATAGCCCATCGCCATTTCAAGGTATTGCCATCAGGGTCCGTACACCCTGAAGCATCTAAATTAACTGTTAAAGGTGCCTTACCTGATAGTGGCGTAACTGTTGCCGCTGCACAATTTGGTGCATGATTAGTTTGATCACTAACCGTAATCGTCCATTCACGACTATTCGATGCCACAGGTTCGCCTGTATCAGTTGCGGTTAAACTGACGGTATAAACACCAATTGTACTATAACTATGAGTTACATTGGTTGCAGAGCTAGTTTGGCCATCACCAAAGTCCCATACAATATTAAAATCATGATCTTCAGGATCATAAACACCAGAGGCATTAAACGTTACATCAACATTTGGCCGCACCACTATTGGGGCAACTGAAGCACTATCTAATACTGGCGCTTGATTGTCTACAACTGTGACAATAGCAAAATCATTACCGGTTAATCCGCCACTATCTCTGACTACTAATGAAATAGTATGGTTACCTACACTGTTGCATTGATAATTAAGATTTTGCGAAGTAGCAGTTTGTATGGGGTTACCAAATGACCATTCATACGATAGCGTGTCTCCTATATCTACATCACTGCCACTGCCAATAAGTTGTACCGTACCATAAAGACCGCAAGTTGCAGTAGCTGGCTCAATATTTGCTATAGGCGCATGATTACCCGACTGATCAGTAATGGCAATATTAACTTGCTCAGCTATATCAGAAAGATCTGTATCATCAGTTACAGTTAAACCAATAGTATAATTACTGGCTGTATCAAAATGAAAGACTACTGGGTTACTTAAGCCTCCTGTTTGGGTATTAGCACCTTGTTGAAAAATACATGAAGCGATATTGCCATCAGCATCAGTACTGTCATCACAATCGCAGGTAACATCTACTCCACCACTTGTAGGTAAATCTACACTTGTAGGCGTGCACGAAAGCACTGCAACTGGCGCATGTTGGGGTATGGGTGCAGTACAACTAATGGTTGCCGGTGAACTTAAATTACTCGAGGTATCTACCGCAACTATACTAAAATTATACTCAGTACCTGGTGTTAAAGATGCAGGTTCAACGTATGAATTAGCAATATTGCTTATGCTACCATTTGATGGTTGGTAGGTTACATTATATTTGCATGCACCTGGCTCAGGATTAAGATCTTCATCAAGCGTAACCGCGTCCCATTGCACTCTTAAATAAGGATTAGTTGGAGTACCCATATTTTGACATTCAAGTCCGTCTGGGGCTAGCGGATTAATCGTATCTGGCACCGTATCATAAAAAGTAACATCACCTTCATCTGTAGCTTGCTCTTGCCAGCCACGACGCTGCCAAGCTAAAACATCTAAAACATGAGCGGTAAATAAACCACGTGCTGTCTCTGGTCCATCATTGCCAGATGACTCCATAGAATATGAACCCCAATAAATATTGGGTATAATTACATCTTCAACATATTGATTTTCTTGGTGCACAAAAGCTAAAGCGGCAGCACAAACTACTCTTACATAGGCGTTATTTGATGTAGTGCGGGCAATAGTTTCTAAACTCTGTCGAGTTATACTAATATCAGGACTAGTTTGTGAATAATCACCAAAATTCATCATATATATTGCTGCTCGGGCCATATTCGCAACGTTTGCATCTGTTTGATTTTGAATTTCATTAATAAACATGGTTTTTGAGTCAGTATCCATCGCTGATCCGTCCGGATCAAGATAACCTAATAAAAACGCTGACATACCTCGATATGAATAGCTAAGATCATACCAGCCACAGCGCAGTCGCTCGCGCAAAGCAATAATTTGATTTGCATTAAGTGCGGCTTTACGTGATGCTAAAGCTGCTACTGCATATAAACGTGATGCTTCATACTTACTGGGGACAGCATCATTAAAAATTGTAGTAGTACATCGCGAATCACCCGTGCCATAACTAACGCCATTAGCAAAACAACAATTTGTATTTGTTGTATTACAAATAAGACCTCCATAAGTTCCTTGGCTTTTACGACCAGAGCAATATTGTGCAAATAATTGATTAATCCCATATGCTTGTTGGCTGCTATCACCAAAATCAAGTTTAGCTAAAGATCTTAAATGCCAAGATTGCTCGTTACCATCGTTATAATTTTTAAATACCGGAGTACTAGGTACAATGCCACTGGTTTTGCGAATAATAACACCTAAACTTGGGTTAGTATTATAACCAGAACCGTTACCATCACCATATCCGCCATACTGTCGAGTTGCATCAGCATATGGGTGATTAAAGTGAACATAAAATTTTATATCTTCTATAGCTAATTCAGGAGTAGTATTACCTGAACGACGATTAATATTTAAAGTATGATGCTGCTTTTCACCGGGCAGCAAATAATGATGCTCATAACTAGGGTTCATACTATTAGGTTGTGTCTGATGTTCAAGTTTTGGTGCAACTCGCTCTATATCAATTGGGCCATCTACAACCGCAGAATATGCTATAAGCTCAAAATTAATAAGCGGGTAGCCCATATTATTTTGCACGTAAAGTCGAAGTTGAGCCTGACCATATTGATCAAAAGTAACGCTTTCATCCACTGGGCGCACAACTATATTGTAGCGTGATTGCCACAAACAATCGCACCAGTGTGCCAGAGCCGCGCTCGTTGCTAAAAGAAACACAACTAAAGCCGTGTATTTAATAATACGGGTAATTAAATTTGAATTATATGCGTTACTCATTGCATCGCTCCTAACTACTGGCTACCATTTATGCAACAGACTATACTTTAATTAGAGTATAGCTAATTTTTTTTAATTGCCACAGGACAAAAACATAAAGTTTTTAAGCTATATATGATTGCCCATCATAAAAATCTCTCATTGCTTTTTTGCTGCCTAACTTGCTGTTTTTTAACAAATTGTACCCCTACAAAGACTTACACTAATGCAGAGTTAATTGCGAGTGATGCTAACGGGTTAACTTTATTGCATAAAGCCGCTCGTGACGGTCAAACTAGTGTTCTTAAAGACTTATTAGCACAAGGGGCTGATATAAATAGCCGAGATAACTACGGTCGCACTGCAATACATTGGGCCGCTATTAATGACGAGCGCAAAGCTGCTAGCATTTTGATAGAGCATGGCGCTAATGTATCGGCGATCTCAATGTATGACATGACCCCACTACACTGGGCCGCTTTAATGGGTCATCGAAAAATGATCTCACTTTTACTTACATCAGGTGCCAATGTAAACGCACGCAATTTTTATGGCATGACGCCACTACATCTCACCGGTAATGCAGCGGTAGCACGAACTCTAATCGCTGCTGGTGCTTTAATTGAAACCCGTGACCGTTTTGGCATGACGCCCCTGCACTGGGCATTTAGCATAGGCGAAGCACAAGCACTACTAGATGCGGGGGCTAATATTTTTGCTCGCGCACAAGATGGACGTCAGCCAATTACCATGACTGTATCTGGCAACGAAAAACTTGCTATGTTGTTAATTTATCCACAACGTGATCGTATTCGCTTGCGTGGTGAAAACACTACTTTAAACCTCACTTTACGTAGCGTAACTTATAAAGCTATTAAAAATATTCAAATTCAGGTGCATACTGATGGACTGATTGCGAGTGCAAACCCTGCATTGCTTTATATTTTGCATCCAGCGCAAATATCAAATGTACATTTAACTTTTACTCGCCAACCCCAAAAACCTATTAATGCAAATAAAGTTATTATTAAAGTCGTTGATGAAACTAAGTTAGAACTTGCAACGATTACCTTACCCATCGACACACGTGACTTTGAAACCCCTGAAGACCGTGGTCTATTACCTGTAACTACTGTTAAAGTGCGACCAGCACCGGCAATTATTCAATATTTAGCCTATGCTGCGGTACCATTATTTTTACTTATTATCTGGTTTGGACATCGGTATTTAACAAAGCGTCGAAAAAAGTTGTCATCCCGACGAGCTTAAGCGAAGAGGGATCTTTATCGCTGTCTACTACGCCGATAATGCATGGTAAGAATACGTGCAAACAAACCAACTGCTAATAGAGCAATCGGAAATGACAACCAAAATTCAAAACTTACCGGCATTGAAGTGCTACCGCGCGCTAATAGCTCTTGCACCGGCAATGCGTAAAACGTACCGTCATATGAGCCTATATATACCATCCAATCATCATTAATTGCTGCTGCTATTGGCGCTGACCATGAACTTGCTTCAAGACCAACAACATCCCAAATCGGGCGTCCAGTATATACACGAAAACGCTTTTCACCTTGTTGCGCGGTAACTCCATATAATTGATGATCCCAGGCGCTAAAAATGACTAAAGCCGGTGCAAAATGTGTAATTATCGTTGGTGCAGCATGAATACCAGCGGCTGCATGAAAACGCCAAACTAATGCGCCACTCAATAGATCGAGAGCATACATACTATTATCATACGAGCCAACAAAAACCATTGGTCGTTCATAAACTGTGGCAATGGCTGGTGCCCCTGTCACCCAATCGCCAGTACGATAATGCCAAACTTCTTTGCCAGTTACTGCATTTAAAGTACGCACCAGACCCGATTTTGAAGCAACAATTAACAGTGGCCCACGTGCAGAATTGCTAATCACCGGGGCGCCACGAATGGCATCAAGCTCGGTATATTGCCATAATTTGACACCGTTCTTCGCATTTAGTGCAAAAACATTACCATCAGATGAAGCAACATAGACAAACGCTTCAGTATCAATTGTTACACATGTGGCTGCAGTTAATTCATTATCTCCAATACGACTCTTCCATAACACTTTACCATCACTAGCTGATAAAGCCGTAACTCCACTTTCTTGTTGATTAGCCGCCAGCGAACGATCCCATACCCAATAAGGCAAAAACACTGCAGCCTCATGAAAAACTTTACCTTGGCATACTGAACCTAAACGAGCTCCACCTAATGTCGGACGATAATCTGCAACGCTGTGGATCCACAGTCTCGCGCCATTGCTGGCATTAAGCGCATAAAGCAAGCGATCACTTGACGAAACATAAAGTTGCGAGCCATTAGACCCTTGCCATAATACCGGAGTAGCATAGACACCATCACCAGTAGTGACTCGCCATAGTTCGTTACCGGTTTGTGCATCTAAAGCATAAATATTTTTATCATATGAACCAACAAAAACTACGGCTTGATTATCTACTAAACCAATTGCCGGCGGTGACCATACCGTCATTCCTGGGCTGTATCCATAAACTCGTCCACTACCATTAAAAGTCCATTGTTGTGCCCTTAATTTATTGGCTATTTTTAATTCAAGGGTTGCACTACCAGCAGCATTACTACGACTTGTTGGCCAATCAATTTGTTGGTTAGCTACTTCGGCTTTACTGGTGTTAGCAACAGCCAAACTAGTTATCATAAAACAGCTTAGTAAACACAGCTTCTGAATACCCACTGGTACGAACATGACGACAGACTTTAAAAATATCCCCGTCATGAAATAGAACTCTGTTCACTCATAACTTTTTCTGGTGTTTCTTTTTGCCACACGTCTTTAAGCTCTAAGGCTTTGAGTTTACATTGATCAATGCAGGCGTAGCACAACTGGCAATATTCATGACGCACGCCTTGTTGATCAATAGCGCCAACATCACAAATTCGTACGCAGTCGTAACAATTATTACAGGCTTTTTCATTACGCATCACTTTCACCCGTGAAAAACGATGCAAAAAACCCATAACAAAACCCCACGGGCAAACATAACGGCACCAGGCACGCGCCACTACCATTGACGCTAAGGCAAGCACTAATGTTGAAAGCGCTGAAGCAGGATCATTACGCGAAGTAAATGCAAAATGTACCGGCGAGGTAATGGTAACATGAGAAATGGCAGTGACAAAAATTGCTAATACCGAAACAATGCGCAATTTTCTGGTGGGTAAATCATCCAGCACCCCTAATAAAACCAAATAACAAATCAAAAATAAAGAAGCGGCCCAATGTAAACTAGAATCTTCAACAAACATTTGCCGATCAATGCCGATATAAATCGTTAACGATACAAAACCCGCAAGAAAAAAACCCAACAAAGCTAGCTGTAGTCGAGAACCCATCCACTTTTTGGGAAAAATGAGACGACGCAACATCAGCGTCCACTCTTGAATCGTACCAGTAGGACAAATCCAACTACAAAAAATGGGCCCCATCACCAGGGTTATCGCCATTACTGAAACGGGCAAGGCTAACCAATAAAAAGATTCTGAATATACGGTACCTAACAAAGTCATACCATATAAACCATTGCGAATCATACCAAAAACACCGAGACATGAGTAAATAAAGAAAAAGAAAATGGTTAATGAAACAACTTGCACCAGGCGCCGCCATAATTGGCGTTTATATTTAATGTTCGCCACTACGAAGACCATGGCAAAAACAAATAAAATCGAAGCTAATTCAACGCTGGTTTCATCTAATGAAATAAACGGCGTATCGAACGCTTTAATAAAAGGGATGCGCTCGGGTTGCATCAAACTACCTCTGGTTGATCACAATATCCATGGGTTTGTAAACAGGTTTTACCACACGATGGCGCTGTAATCTTTTGCGGGTCGCCACCAAGAAAATGCGCCACAAAAAAACAGCGTGGGTTTTTAAAAACCGCTTCGGTAAAACCACTTTGCACAATACGACCATTAAGCATTATCGCGCAATGATCTCCTAAAACTTTAGCTTCTTCATGACTGTGGGTTACATGTAAAACGGTAAGTCCAAAATCTTTATGAATACGTTTCAACTCTGCTTGTAATTCTAATCTAGCACTATAATCAATCGGACTTAAAGGCTCATCAAGTAGTAAAACTTGCGGCTTTAGAGCCAATGCCCGAGCAATGGCAACTTTTTGTGCCTCACCACCACTTAAAGTTGCAGTTGGCCTTGTCAATAACACCTCAATATTTAAAGCTGCTACTAATTCGCGCACCCGCTTTTGACGTAGCTCGCGCGAAATTTTGTGCGCCCACAGACCATAACTAATATTTTCGGCAACGCTTAAATGTGGAAATAATGCCGACTTTTGAAACACTAAGCCTAGCTGGCGAAGCTCAGTAGGCGCAAAAGTAATATCTTGATTGTTGATCGCTATGCTACCCTGATCTGCTTGATGAATACCAGCAATTGTATGTAGTAACATTGATTTACCAGCACCGCTCGGACCTAATATTACCCAATACTCACCACGACCAATATTTAAGGAAAGCGGGCCTAGCGTATAACTGCCGCAAACTCGTGTTATTGCCCGCAACGAAATCATAAACTAACTCCAGGGTTGCGGCTTTTACCAAAGGGCAGATACACTGCTGATAGCTGCAATATACAAAATACCCATAAACAAGTAATCAACAACAGCACTGCAATCGGACGACTTTCACTAATACCTGCTCGTAAAAATTCTGTATGAGCTAACACCGGTGCGGTAACCGGAGATGGGGCAAATAAAATAATTGCGCCAAACTCACTTATCGCTCGTGCGAAAGCTAAGATCATCCCAATAAAAATACCACGACCTGCTAAAGGTATCGCAATACGCCAAAATGTTTTTACAAAGCTAGCACCTAATGTGCGTGAGGCATGTTCTAGTTCAAGTGGTACCGCTGCGAATGCCGCTAAAGCAGATTTGATCAAAAATGGTGCTGCCATAAATATTTGTGCTACCACAATACCCAATATACTGCCGGCCACCTGAATCCCAAATATTTTTTCTAGGCTGCTACCTATGGGACTACCTGGACCTAGTAACACCATTAGTGCAATACCTGCAACTGATTGCGGTACTAAAATTGGTACATCAATTATGGTCTCAATTACTCTACGACCACTAAAAGATAATCGGGCTAAAGCATATGCTAAAGGGATCCCCCAGAAGCTTACGATAATAGTTGCAACTGTTGCCGTACCTAAACTCATCATTAAAGCATTTAAAACATCGGGTCGTTTGAGTGTATGCCATAAAGTTTGCGCTGAATCTGAAATCGCCAAACTAATTAGCGGCAACAACACACAACCTAAAGCTAATAAACCAAAAGCCAAAGCGTTACGTAAAAAACGTGAGGCTTTGCGTACACGAGCAAGTACAATATAAATAAAGACTAATGGTATAAAAGTTTCTGCGGCGTAAGGCTGAGCAATAACAAAAGAAAAAACAAATATGCCAAAGAAACCCAACAAATAAGGTGATCGAAAAATGCTAGCATAGACAATGATCAATAAAATAAATAGTGGTTGGCGTTTAAGCACTACCATCAATAAAACAAATAAAAAACCATATCCTAAAATAAATAATATTAAATTTTTTGGTGATTTTTCACTAAATAAACCAGAAACGCAGTGCAATACATAAATATTGGTAGCAAATAGAGCTAAATTGATTGAAGGGCTAATGGTGGGACCAGGCATTAGCCACAAGCCCGTATGCAATAGCACTAATACTGCTACCGCGATTATAGCTTGCCACCAAGTATATTTCATTGTGCCATCACAGTTAATGGAATTAAGGCTGAGGGTAATAATTCTCGATGGGCTGCCGTCGCGGGCACCAGAGGAGTAAATCCAGCTCTAACTAAAGCTGCTTGCCCAGATTTTGATAGAATCTGCTTTGCTAAAAGCACGGCAATTTCTGGATGTGGCGCGTCAATCGGTATAGTCATACCGAAATATAGTGGCATACCTTGCATGACAACTTTATTATTATCCGTTTTCATTAACACCGGTACATTTGCCTTAGCGTAAGTTTTAGCTAACTCTGGTTTACTCAAATTTATTTGATCAGGTAATCGCGTAATTTTTAAGCGATGTTTTTCAGCAGTTGAACGATATAGAAATGCATAATCTATCGCTTTTGATGGTAAGAGCGCCCACAACTCTGCTTCGTCGCTAACCAAATGTTCAGGTGCCACCTTTTTACGAAGCGTTTGTGCAAGCTCAAGACGCTGGTAATATTTTGCTGCTAACAGCCATACCATTATCGAACGGTAACCGATTGGCGCAGTATCAGGATTAGCAAGACCAATTTTTACATCAGGACGAGATAAAATATCGGGCCAATTTTCTGGCGTAATTTCTTCAGTATAACGACTATGTGAGAAATGCGCCAACACCACACTGTTGGTAGCAAAACGAATGCTCCATTTTGCATGATTAGGTATAAGCATCTTTTCGATTACTTCAATATCAGCCAAAGCTAATATATCAGCACGCATATTAAGTTCAGTCAGCTTGCGCGCCGCTACTTGTGACCCACTAATGTCACTACGAATATGGATATCAGGCTCAACTTGATTAAAACTAGGTTCCATTTCTGCAATTACAGAAGCCAACGATGGGGCTACAAATAGTATTAATTCTTTTTTTTCATGACATGAGATGAGCAAAAAAAATGCGGATAAAAATATTAAATTATGTCTTTGCATGTTAAGGCACCCATTAACCGTAAGTAATTTAGAGCCATTTTTTTAATGCCTGATAAACTTATAAATTACTATGATCGCTTAATTAACTGATTTCAAGCAATTTTATGCTGTTTTTATAAACTTAATAAAAAATTGTGTCGTTGCATAAATGTGAATGCAAAACTTTATATTAAATGGGATTTTATGTTAAAAAGTATTAGGGATATCCAATACCCAATTTTCAACAGAAAAGTATACACATGACCAACATCCTTATTGCTGATGATTCAAAAACCATGCGTATGCAAATATCGAATGTCGTGCGT comes from the Deltaproteobacteria bacterium genome and includes:
- a CDS encoding type II toxin-antitoxin system VapC family toxin, coding for MATVNRLLLDTHAFIWWLEGNDRLTKVVQELIADEITQVFISAATAWEISTKFRIGKLPGAAAVASDIFSCMAAQGFESLPISIEHAQRAGALPGLHRDPFDRMLAAQAQAENLPIASIDAVFDDFGVIRIW
- a CDS encoding YceI family protein: MQTIAGTTKSLGVITFLLILLFAISPAFSAANSARVFVINPAKSQMRYSFDYSLHDIKGVSHEIAGKLLLHPDGKVQMMLRSAVISFKSGDSNRDVHMLEVIEGATYPYVVFKAVAQLKPEQIQINKPFTMALKGELDFHGQKHLETIPIKIQKLAITEDTKKNVLTIRAKGAWSISLEKYKIERPSLMFVKLDDRCNIDFDLQLEEQSP
- a CDS encoding PKD domain-containing protein; this translates as MSNAYNSNLITRIIKYTALVVFLLATSAALAHWCDCLWQSRYNIVVRPVDESVTFDQYGQAQLRLYVQNNMGYPLINFELIAYSAVVDGPIDIERVAPKLEHQTQPNSMNPSYEHHYLLPGEKQHHTLNINRRSGNTTPELAIEDIKFYVHFNHPYADATRQYGGYGDGNGSGYNTNPSLGVIIRKTSGIVPSTPVFKNYNDGNEQSWHLRSLAKLDFGDSSQQAYGINQLFAQYCSGRKSQGTYGGLICNTTNTNCCFANGVSYGTGDSRCTTTIFNDAVPSKYEASRLYAVAALASRKAALNANQIIALRERLRCGWYDLSYSYRGMSAFLLGYLDPDGSAMDTDSKTMFINEIQNQTDANVANMARAAIYMMNFGDYSQTSPDISITRQSLETIARTTSNNAYVRVVCAAALAFVHQENQYVEDVIIPNIYWGSYSMESSGNDGPETARGLFTAHVLDVLAWQRRGWQEQATDEGDVTFYDTVPDTINPLAPDGLECQNMGTPTNPYLRVQWDAVTLDEDLNPEPGACKYNVTYQPSNGSISNIANSYVEPASLTPGTEYNFSIVAVDTSSNLSSPATISCTAPIPQHAPVAVLSCTPTSVDLPTSGGVDVTCDCDDSTDADGNIASCIFQQGANTQTGGLSNPVVFHFDTASNYTIGLTVTDDTDLSDIAEQVNIAITDQSGNHAPIANIEPATATCGLYGTVQLIGSGSDVDIGDTLSYEWSFGNPIQTATSQNLNYQCNSVGNHTISLVVRDSGGLTGNDFAIVTVVDNQAPVLDSASVAPIVVRPNVDVTFNASGVYDPEDHDFNIVWDFGDGQTSSATNVTHSYSTIGVYTVSLTATDTGEPVASNSREWTITVSDQTNHAPNCAAATVTPLSGKAPLTVNLDASGCTDPDGNTLKWRWAISSTTNDSSAIYNTETQEHLFNAGGSYTITLNVTDDGIPAMQAAQRSFAVEVAGNQNNQSSDTTIKASGCNSNNNNEAKNILLSLIIIGLILIYRRRWQRT
- a CDS encoding PQQ-like beta-propeller repeat protein — protein: MITSLAVANTSKAEVANQQIDWPTSRSNAAGSATLELKIANKLRAQQWTFNGSGRVYGYSPGMTVWSPPAIGLVDNQAVVFVGSYDKNIYALDAQTGNELWRVTTGDGVYATPVLWQGSNGSQLYVSSSDRLLYALNASNGARLWIHSVADYRPTLGGARLGSVCQGKVFHEAAVFLPYWVWDRSLAANQQESGVTALSASDGKVLWKSRIGDNELTAATCVTIDTEAFVYVASSDGNVFALNAKNGVKLWQYTELDAIRGAPVISNSARGPLLIVASKSGLVRTLNAVTGKEVWHYRTGDWVTGAPAIATVYERPMVFVGSYDNSMYALDLLSGALVWRFHAAAGIHAAPTIITHFAPALVIFSAWDHQLYGVTAQQGEKRFRVYTGRPIWDVVGLEASSWSAPIAAAINDDWMVYIGSYDGTFYALPVQELLARGSTSMPVSFEFWLSFPIALLAVGLFARILTMHYRRSRQR
- a CDS encoding type II toxin-antitoxin system prevent-host-death family antitoxin gives rise to the protein MNVPIHQAKAQLSKLIERACAGEPVIIAKGKKAMVRLVPVTGATGRQFGSMRGLIKITDAFFEPLPNEELDAWQQ
- a CDS encoding ankyrin repeat domain-containing protein codes for the protein MIAHHKNLSLLFCCLTCCFLTNCTPTKTYTNAELIASDANGLTLLHKAARDGQTSVLKDLLAQGADINSRDNYGRTAIHWAAINDERKAASILIEHGANVSAISMYDMTPLHWAALMGHRKMISLLLTSGANVNARNFYGMTPLHLTGNAAVARTLIAAGALIETRDRFGMTPLHWAFSIGEAQALLDAGANIFARAQDGRQPITMTVSGNEKLAMLLIYPQRDRIRLRGENTTLNLTLRSVTYKAIKNIQIQVHTDGLIASANPALLYILHPAQISNVHLTFTRQPQKPINANKVIIKVVDETKLELATITLPIDTRDFETPEDRGLLPVTTVKVRPAPAIIQYLAYAAVPLFLLIIWFGHRYLTKRRKKLSSRRA